A stretch of Bombus vancouverensis nearcticus chromosome 13, iyBomVanc1_principal, whole genome shotgun sequence DNA encodes these proteins:
- the LOC117163713 gene encoding uncharacterized protein LOC117163713 yields the protein MRRDCLLRNEISISNVEWKFPFPACPRGRKTTTAYRFLSTAFLWQSIILVSKIPPVYEHPTASNISFEKGGVFNVTKPCNRQPCLSFASRGVRSWPPEEEPSQMDTVPLLTPTMETELLNEPWVFPQPKTNVTKETEKEASSIWEENFQDLSGYMDPFQGQCDFHAGESPTFKLSGTKYEGNSVLSSEEGVLKDLMSVTDEEKWNVKMSTAETTEHLNDSCHSLQSTSNVTSKYERKNSPTESNTSNLWLKISKGSTNVNTSKQNNTDVSAPFQSRYHIEEIDLNDACPTSFDSTENQRETWDVLRTVETTGSDTFDLLSYLCDDEMHSPEGSVSTDSSVASKSWSPSKLSTTIPQTSVKVKTEKNETIVPECTRNRTPSSTITSSSSDAPVVSTRRAERTRISVSNKIEKPYSRARRERIERKRYIESDSDDRTSVLHYRESREKNNEASRKSRMNKKAKETEMAKKAVELERDNRILKMKVEELEKLVTSMRSALLRSALKKEF from the exons ATGCGTCGAGACTGCCTGTTACGTAACGAGATTAGTATTAGCAACGTAGAATGGAAGTTTCCTTTCCCTGCGTGTCCTAGAGGTAGAAAAACAACGACGGCATATCGATTCTTATCGACGGCTTTTTTATGGCAATCGATAATCttg GTATCCAAAATCCCTCCTGTTTACGAACACCCAACAGCCAGCAACATTTCATTTGAGAAAGGAGGCGTGTTTAAC GTAACAAAGCCATGCAATCGTCAGCCGTGCCTGTCATTTGCTTCTCGTGGCGTGAGATCGTGGCCACCAGAGGAAGAGCCTTCACAAATGGATACAGTTCCTTTGTTAACACCGACCATGGAGACAGAATTGTTGAACGAGCCATGGGTGTTCCCACAGCCAAAAACGAATGTAACAAAAGAAACCGAGAAAGAAGCATCCTCCATATGGGAGGAGAACTTTCAAGATTTAAGCGGTTACATGGATCCATTCCAGGGTCAATGCGATTTTCATGCAGGTGAATCACCTACTTTTAAACTATCAG GTACGAAATACGAGGGTAACAGTGTTTTGTCTTCAGAAGAGGGGGTATTGAAAGATTTGATGAGTGTAACAGATGAAGAAAAGTGGAACGTGAAAATGAGTACCGCGGAGACAACCGAACATTTAAACGACAGTTGTCACAGCCTACAATCTACATCAAATGTAACTAGCAAATACGAGAGGAAAAATAGTCCAACAGAATCAAACACATCCAACTTGTggttaaaaatatcaaaaggaTCAACTAATGTAAATACAAGCAAACAGAATAATACAGATGTTAGTGCACCATTCCAATCCAGATATCATATAGAGGAAATTGATTTGAATGATGCTTGCCCGACTTCATTCGATTCCACCGAGAATCAACGTGAAACATGGGATGTATTACGAACAGTGGAAACCACTGGATCGGATACGTTCGATTTATTGTCGTACCTTTGCGAT GATGAAATGCATTCTCCGGAAGGTAGCGTTTCAACAGATTCTTCAGTAGCATCGAAATCATGGTCACCCTCCAAATTATCCACAACGATTCCACAAACTAGCGTGAAAGTGAAAACGGAGAAGAACGAGACTATCGTCCCAGAGTGCACAAGAAATCGAACACCATCGTCAACGATAACTTCGTCTTCTTCAGACGCACCAGTAGTATCAACGAGGAGGGCGGAACGTACGAGGATATCAGTTAGCAACAAAATAGAGAAACCTTATAGTCGAGCGCGACGGGAGAGAATAGAGCGAAAACGTTACATAGAGTCAGACTCGGACGATCGAACGTCTGTTTTGCATTATCGAGAGTCCAGGGAGAAGAACAACGAAGCTTCGCGAAAGTCACGTATGAAtaaaaaagcgaaagaaactgaGATGGCGAAGAAAGCGGTCGAATTGGAACGGGACAATAGGATATTGAAGATGAAGGTTGAAGAACTTGAAAAACTCGTAACATCGATGCGCAGTGCGTTATTGAGGTCCGCTTTGAAAAAAGAATTCTAA
- the LOC117163719 gene encoding uncharacterized protein LOC117163719 → MHKLDSTDFADHVKLLLELMTGNSKQESVNHENKDYIISSDESDIENEDNDKTNENEQNFGNGRDYDTIFRLSKSYEDHARNTRKHLKPDTRKDAWNDFVFEDKMYRVIPLRLDEKIFKSKYTTSTNKSRFKQNDK, encoded by the exons ATGCATAAATTAGATTCCACGGATTTCGCAGACCACGTAAAG TTGCTATTAGAACTGATGACAGGCAATTCTAAGCAAG AATCGGTAAACCACGAAAACAAGGACTATATTATCAGCTCCGATGAATCAGATATCGAGAACGAAGATAACGACAAGACAAATGAAAACGAACAAAATTTTGGAAATGGACGTGATTACGACACGATTTTTCGCTTAAGCAAATCCTATGAAGATCACGCGAGGAACACGCGAAAACACTTAAAGCCGGACACGCGTAAAGATGCCTGGAACGATTTTGTGTTCGAGGACAAAATGTACAGAGTAATCCCTTTAAGATTGgacgaaaaaatattcaaatcaaaatacacAACTTCCACTAATAAGAGTCGATTCaaacaaaatgataaataa